In Erigeron canadensis isolate Cc75 chromosome 8, C_canadensis_v1, whole genome shotgun sequence, the DNA window taaaaacatttttcagattctatttctttaaattttaattattttgatagATTAAATCCTTCGAGAtacattatctatactatattacgagtaataaacaaactactctcCCCTATTTTCAACTATCTACTTTTAAAATGCCctaaatacccttaattttcaatacattcctaactcacatactaaatctacccaatatatccctaaaatattttacaccatatttatccaaactatctatctcctttattaattaatttaaatatttatacctaatatcttaataatatttttaataaaattatttacaaaagatacatttcttaaccataaaataactacactatcatttACGTTATTtgcttttagattaataaccacatcttTACCACCAACGCCACTAACACCACCCGTTTCCGGCACCACCACCGTATTgtgcgggtacccatctcgtattATATGAATCAAACTGCCTTGGAAATGACCCCTCCTTTTTGGATCCGTAGGTCTCCGTTTGAAAACTTATAAAAGGGTTATAGAATAAATCCAAGAGACAAGAGTGCTGGTTAGCCCAGCCCAGCCCAAACGGTATAGGTAAGTAAACTAAGTAGGACCGGATAAGATAGCCCGAATATAAGTTATGTGTTTCGATCGACCAGTTCACAAACGAAACATAAAGGCAAGCGGAGGATAACATTCGGATAAAATAGCGACATGGCGGGTGGTATAGTAGGTCTTGtgggtggtggcggtggcatATCCACCACAGCCGCCGGTGGTTTCCCTAATACGAATAGTAACATCAACCGTATGAGAACAACTTCCCCTAAGTATTTGGCAATCAAAATTCGGTGCATAGGATGGGTAAGCTTTGCTTTGATTTGCCAGGATTgattatacacacacacacacacacacacacacatatatatatatatatatatatatatatatatgtatttatataagtaGGAGTACCACTTTAATTGTAATTTGTGTTGTTTGTGATtgtgataatgataatgatgatggtgAAGGGTAGGATCCAGAGGGGATATTGGGTCCACCGAGCACAGGCCATTTAGCCAGACGTGAATTCCAGAGACGCCTCGAGAAAGACTCCGAGGCTCGCGAAGAGTTTCAACGTCAACTCCAACAAGAAAAGGAACGTCGCCGTGCTTTGAGAATGGTTTAACTACacactcttcttcttcttgatctTACTtttcatatacatacataggGGTTGGTTAtcgtaaaacaagtattaaaataaaacaaataggacaagatcttaACCCTTAGATAATTagtaaaattgatgcacgaagattcacgaaggacacacatatatattgatgcataatgatgatttttatgatgcattGTCATTTCCAGTGATGagaaacctattattttatttattttactttaatacttgttttagtTTACCTAGAacttacatacatacacactagtttattatatatttatatctctatatatatatatatatatatgggaaaagggaatttaaggctgtccggcacctaagcttatgtgtcgaacccctcacatattaatattttattatttcttgtttaatgaataaatgcttgagtctccatgaattttatggtttaaaaaattagtatgtgagtgatgcacacctaagcttagatacccgacaaacttatattaccatcccctgatatatatatatacatatatatatatataaatatatatatggtttttattaacagaaaatataaaaatataaaaaaattaaaaaaccacacTAAAAAGGAGATGAGGGAGGGaaactagtggttctcacggttcttatCCTTAAATTGGTTCTCACATAACCCTACCCTATAGTATATCATagggtttttttaatttttttatatttttatattttctgttAATAAAAACCCATTCcacaaaaaaaagtatttaaaaaaaatcatatgagTTGCGTACTTACATGttgaaaacgtatggatacggtaccGGTGttgcccttatccgttctaaaggggttgtcacccgACACATATGAAAAtagtatggatttgatgggcgacgaTCCAAGATATGGGGGCggttggatacggtacgggcgtagccTTTAACTctaagggcaaagcccataGAGATGATTTTTGAGTGGTTTTCACGATTCTCACAATTATTATGGTTATCACTTGATACTTCACGTATATTCCATTTAATACAACATCTCAGGAGTTGGTTAGTTATAActaatatgttttaattaataaaattagtaaTTTCTATCTACATTGTTTGGttatatacacattatatatatagtctagGCGTGTTCCAGAGAGTCATGCAGAGTTGGTTGAATATTTTCTTGATACCGAAGCTCAAGAACTTGAACTAGAGATTGCTAGAATGAGGCTTAAGTAAGTTCctatttaatttcatatttatttatttgttagttgttttgtatatatgtttgttttaccAAATATTGTTAATACTAGAGTACAtatttgttagttattttgaAGTTAAGTTGAATGTAGTATATGGAAGAAAACCTCCGTCTTTGACTTTAAACAATGAAGAGATATGATTGAGGTTGTATGTGTATGAGAAATGAATAACCACCCACTACATAAACATAAAGTAATTagcatatgaaaaaaaaattaacaacaaTTTAGTTACTATTAAAACATCTGGTACATCCTTGATGACCCATTATCctcatgtttttttgttctcAATATACAAAGTCCTTGAACTCAGTCAAACTAGAA includes these proteins:
- the LOC122610029 gene encoding uncharacterized protein LOC122610029, giving the protein MAGGIVGLVGGGGGISTTAAGGFPNTNSNINRMRTTSPKYLAIKIRCIGWDPEGILGPPSTGHLARREFQRRLEKDSEAREEFQRQLQQEKERRRALRMSRRVPESHAELVEYFLDTEAQELELEIARMRLKLTDEFFTHLKFELGQLRFAVQKTEDMEDRVIELEALQKALLEGIAAYDKLQANIVKAKDNLNKIFTSKDVQATLLDMVEKNEINKSLLALLDENIASALRNDQIKAAEYMDKIRSAVRKYYTV